A part of Aquaspirillum sp. LM1 genomic DNA contains:
- the polA gene encoding DNA polymerase I has protein sequence MKTLLLVDGSSYLYRAFHAMPDLRSPAGDPTGAVYGMVNMLKRLEKDRVFDYSAVVFDAKGKTFRDDLYPDYKANRPPMPPELAAQVVPVHQAVQALGWPLLMVDGVEADDVIGTLAHQAAALGWQVVVSTGDKDMAQLVNPLVSLVNTMTSETLDSAGVQEKFGVPPERIIDFLALTGDKVDNVPGVDGCGPKTAAKWLAEFDTLDGVMTQADSIKGKAGEKLRAAQGHLPLSRQLVTIKLDVDLQPHLPSGLEALQHGSPRPAELIALYRQCGFRTWLRELDSSASDTASPPAAAPQAQGSHTDLFADPAPVASAPAQAAPASVAPAHHAETPSAAPDARHYTTLTDLASLQAWIHRLRAAPVVSFDTETTSLDPLHAKLVGLSFSITPGEAAYLPLMHRDAGGLLPDQLDLATALTELKPWLEDPHCKKLGQNLKYDRHVLANHGLTLAGVVDDTLLASYVLESHLTHNMDDLAERHLGVSTVSYEALCGKGAKQIGFDEVDIATASHYASEDADITLRLAHTFAPQLHGALDDVYRRIELPTADVLFTMERTGVLIDREELARQSHDIGLRIQGLENRVYELAGQPFNLNSPKQLQEILFGKLGISSKGLKKTPTGAISVNEDTLEKLAADHPLPKLLLEYRGLAKLKSTYTDKLPTMINPDTGRVHTHYSQAVAVTGRLASSEPNLQNIPVRTEEGRRVRKAFIAPPGCQIVSADYSQIELRIMAHLSDDPRLLQAFADGEDIHRATAAEVFAVPLAEVNSQQRRYAKTINFGLIYGMSAFGLAAQLEIERSAAQGFIDRYFARYPGVADYMARTREQASEQGYVETVFGRRLWLPDIHAANAMKRQGAERAAINAPMQGTAADLIKLAMIAVQGWLDSSGLRSRLIMQVHDELVLEVPDAELETVKAGVVAAMAQVAELKVPLVADVGSGENWEGAH, from the coding sequence ATGAAAACCCTGTTACTGGTCGACGGTTCTTCTTATCTTTACCGCGCATTCCACGCCATGCCGGACTTGCGCTCACCAGCGGGAGACCCCACCGGCGCGGTGTACGGCATGGTAAACATGCTGAAAAGGCTGGAGAAGGATAGGGTCTTTGATTATAGCGCCGTCGTTTTTGATGCAAAAGGCAAGACTTTCCGCGACGATCTCTACCCCGACTACAAAGCCAACCGCCCGCCCATGCCGCCAGAGCTGGCCGCCCAGGTGGTGCCTGTGCACCAGGCGGTGCAGGCGCTGGGCTGGCCGCTGCTGATGGTGGACGGCGTAGAAGCCGACGACGTGATTGGTACCCTGGCCCATCAGGCTGCCGCGCTGGGCTGGCAGGTGGTGGTGTCCACTGGCGACAAGGACATGGCCCAACTGGTCAATCCGCTGGTTTCGCTGGTCAACACCATGACCAGCGAAACCCTGGACAGCGCCGGGGTGCAAGAGAAATTCGGCGTACCGCCCGAGCGCATTATTGATTTTCTGGCGCTCACCGGCGACAAAGTGGACAACGTGCCCGGCGTGGACGGCTGCGGCCCAAAAACCGCCGCCAAATGGCTGGCCGAATTCGACACCCTGGATGGAGTGATGACCCAGGCCGACAGCATCAAGGGCAAGGCTGGCGAAAAACTGCGCGCTGCGCAGGGCCATCTGCCGCTGTCACGCCAGCTGGTCACCATCAAGCTCGATGTGGACCTGCAGCCGCACCTGCCCAGCGGGCTGGAAGCGCTGCAACATGGCAGCCCACGCCCAGCCGAGCTGATTGCGCTGTACCGCCAGTGCGGCTTTCGCACCTGGCTGCGCGAACTGGACAGCAGTGCCAGCGACACCGCCAGCCCCCCAGCCGCCGCCCCGCAGGCGCAAGGCAGCCACACCGACCTGTTTGCCGACCCTGCGCCCGTGGCCAGTGCGCCAGCCCAGGCAGCGCCGGCCAGCGTGGCCCCAGCACACCACGCCGAGACCCCCAGCGCCGCGCCCGACGCACGCCACTACACCACCCTCACCGACCTGGCCAGCCTGCAAGCCTGGATCCACCGCCTGCGCGCCGCGCCAGTGGTCTCGTTTGACACCGAAACCACCAGCCTCGACCCACTGCACGCCAAGCTGGTGGGCCTGAGCTTCAGCATCACCCCCGGCGAAGCCGCCTACCTGCCGCTGATGCACCGCGACGCTGGCGGCCTGCTGCCCGACCAGCTGGACCTGGCCACCGCGCTGACCGAACTCAAACCCTGGCTGGAAGACCCCCACTGCAAAAAGCTCGGGCAAAACCTCAAGTACGACCGCCATGTACTGGCCAACCACGGCCTGACCCTGGCCGGCGTGGTGGACGACACCCTGCTGGCCTCCTACGTGCTGGAAAGCCACCTCACCCACAATATGGACGACCTGGCCGAACGCCATCTGGGGGTGAGCACCGTCAGCTACGAAGCCCTCTGCGGCAAGGGGGCCAAGCAGATTGGCTTTGACGAAGTGGACATCGCCACCGCCAGCCATTACGCCAGCGAAGACGCCGACATCACCCTGCGCCTGGCGCACACCTTTGCCCCGCAACTGCACGGCGCGCTGGACGACGTATACCGCCGCATCGAACTGCCCACCGCCGACGTGCTATTCACCATGGAGCGCACCGGCGTGCTGATCGACCGCGAGGAACTGGCCCGGCAAAGCCACGACATCGGCCTGCGCATCCAGGGGCTGGAAAACCGGGTATACGAACTGGCCGGCCAGCCGTTTAACCTGAACTCACCCAAGCAGTTGCAGGAAATCCTGTTCGGCAAACTGGGCATCAGCAGCAAAGGCCTGAAAAAAACCCCGACAGGGGCGATTTCGGTCAACGAAGACACCCTGGAAAAACTCGCCGCCGACCACCCGCTGCCCAAGCTGCTGCTGGAATATCGCGGCCTGGCCAAGCTGAAATCCACCTACACCGACAAACTGCCCACCATGATCAACCCGGATACCGGGCGGGTACACACCCATTACTCGCAAGCGGTGGCGGTGACCGGGCGGCTGGCCAGCAGCGAACCCAATCTGCAGAACATCCCGGTGCGCACCGAAGAAGGTCGCCGCGTGCGCAAGGCCTTTATCGCCCCGCCCGGCTGCCAGATTGTGTCGGCGGATTACTCGCAGATCGAACTGCGCATCATGGCGCACCTGTCCGACGACCCGCGCCTGCTGCAAGCCTTTGCCGACGGTGAAGACATCCACCGCGCCACCGCCGCCGAAGTGTTTGCCGTGCCGCTGGCCGAAGTGAACAGCCAGCAGCGCCGCTACGCCAAAACCATCAACTTTGGCCTGATCTACGGCATGAGCGCCTTCGGCCTGGCCGCCCAGCTGGAAATCGAACGCAGCGCCGCCCAGGGCTTTATCGACCGCTACTTTGCCCGCTACCCCGGCGTGGCTGACTACATGGCGCGCACCCGCGAACAGGCGAGCGAGCAAGGCTATGTGGAAACCGTGTTTGGCCGCCGCCTGTGGCTGCCCGACATCCATGCCGCCAACGCCATGAAACGCCAAGGGGCTGAGCGCGCCGCCATCAACGCACCGATGCAAGGCACCGCCGCCGACCTGATCAAACTGGCGATGATTGCCGTGCAAGGCTGGCTGGACAGCAGCGGCCTGCGCAGCCGGCTAATCATGCAGGTACACGATGAACTGGTGCTGGAAGTGCCGGATGCCGAGCTGGAAACCGTGAAAGCCGGCGTAGTGGCAGCCATGGCGCAGGTGGCCGAATTGAAAGTGCCGCTGGTGGCGGACGTGGGCAGCGGGGAGAACTGGGAGGGGGCGCATTGA
- the hemE gene encoding uroporphyrinogen decarboxylase, protein MTALQNDVFLRALLREPVPYTPIWMMRQAGRYLPEYCETRRRAGNFMGLCTNPELATEVTLQPLERFPLDAAILFSDILTVPDAMGLGLYFAEGEGPKFERPLTDEASILALAAPDPTDRLRYVLDAVSSIRKALDGRVPLIGFSGSPWTLACYMVEGGSSSDFRKVKALMYDRPDLMHHILKVTTRAVIDYLNAQIEAGAQAVMVFDTWGGALSHAAYETFSLAYMAEIIASLPREREGRRVPSIVFTKNGGQWLEKIAAIGCDGVGLDWTTDIAQARQRVGSKVALQGNFDPNALFANPAAIEAEAARILAAYGHGSGHVFNLGHGISQFTPPENAGVLVEAVHRLSRSYHAA, encoded by the coding sequence ATGACTGCACTGCAAAACGATGTGTTCCTGCGCGCCCTGCTGCGTGAGCCGGTTCCCTACACCCCAATCTGGATGATGCGCCAGGCTGGGCGCTATCTGCCGGAATACTGTGAAACCCGCCGCCGCGCCGGCAACTTCATGGGCCTGTGTACCAATCCGGAGCTGGCCACCGAAGTCACCCTGCAGCCGCTGGAGCGCTTTCCGCTGGATGCGGCCATCCTGTTTTCCGACATCCTCACCGTGCCCGACGCCATGGGCCTGGGCCTGTACTTTGCCGAAGGCGAAGGCCCGAAGTTCGAGCGCCCGCTGACCGACGAAGCATCGATTCTGGCACTGGCCGCCCCCGACCCCACCGACCGCCTGCGCTATGTGCTCGACGCCGTGTCCAGCATCCGCAAGGCGCTGGATGGCCGGGTGCCGCTGATCGGGTTTTCCGGCAGCCCGTGGACGCTGGCCTGTTATATGGTGGAAGGCGGTTCGTCGTCGGACTTCCGCAAGGTCAAGGCGCTGATGTACGACCGCCCGGACCTGATGCACCACATCCTGAAAGTGACCACCCGCGCGGTGATCGACTACCTGAACGCGCAGATTGAAGCCGGCGCGCAGGCGGTGATGGTGTTCGACACCTGGGGTGGCGCACTGTCGCACGCCGCTTACGAAACCTTCTCGCTGGCATATATGGCAGAAATCATTGCCAGCCTGCCGCGTGAACGCGAAGGCCGTCGGGTGCCGTCGATTGTGTTTACCAAGAACGGCGGCCAGTGGCTGGAAAAAATCGCCGCCATCGGCTGCGACGGCGTGGGGCTGGACTGGACCACTGACATTGCCCAGGCGCGGCAGCGGGTAGGCAGCAAGGTTGCCCTGCAGGGCAACTTCGACCCGAACGCGCTGTTTGCCAACCCGGCGGCAATTGAAGCCGAAGCCGCCCGGATTCTGGCCGCCTACGGCCATGGCAGCGGCCATGTGTTCAATCTGGGCCACGGCATTTCCCAGTTCACCCCGCCGGAAAACGCCGGCGTGCTGGTGGAAGCGGTGCATCGGCTGTCGCGCAGCTATCACGCAGCATAA
- a CDS encoding IS481 family transposase: MSSFNQNVIRHKIGLLNLAAELGNVSKACKVMGLSRDTFYRYQNAVAEGGVEALFDSNRRKPNPKNRVEEATETAVLAYAIEQPAHGQVRASNELRQRGIFVSPSGVRSIWLRNSLASFKQRLAALEKQAAEQGILLTDAQVAALERKQDDDLAHGEIETAHPGYLGSQDTFYVGTIKGVGRIYQQTFVDTYSKVAMAKLYTTKTPITAADLLNDRVLPFFDEHGMGIIRMLTDRGTEYCGKPETHDYQLYLALNDIEHTKTKARHPQTNGICERFHKTILQEFYQVAFRRKLYLSLDELQADLDAWMAYYNNERTHQGKMCCGRTPVQTLIAGKEAWSEKVTSLNLI; this comes from the coding sequence ATGAGCAGTTTCAACCAGAATGTCATTCGTCACAAGATCGGCCTGCTGAATCTGGCCGCCGAATTGGGCAACGTCTCAAAAGCTTGCAAGGTGATGGGCCTGTCCCGTGACACCTTCTACCGTTACCAGAATGCCGTTGCCGAAGGCGGTGTCGAAGCACTGTTCGACAGCAACCGGCGTAAACCGAACCCAAAGAATCGGGTGGAAGAAGCCACAGAAACGGCTGTTCTCGCCTACGCCATTGAGCAACCCGCCCACGGCCAGGTCAGAGCCAGCAACGAACTTCGCCAGCGAGGCATCTTCGTTTCACCGTCTGGCGTTCGTTCCATCTGGTTGCGCAATAGTCTGGCTTCGTTCAAGCAGCGTCTGGCCGCACTGGAGAAACAGGCTGCCGAACAAGGCATCCTGCTGACTGATGCCCAGGTGGCGGCGCTGGAGCGTAAGCAGGACGATGATCTGGCCCATGGCGAAATCGAAACCGCCCATCCCGGCTACCTCGGGTCGCAGGACACCTTCTACGTCGGCACGATCAAAGGTGTTGGGCGGATTTATCAGCAGACTTTCGTCGATACCTACAGCAAGGTCGCCATGGCCAAGCTCTACACGACCAAGACGCCAATTACCGCCGCTGATCTGTTGAATGACCGGGTGTTGCCGTTCTTTGACGAACACGGCATGGGCATCATCCGCATGCTGACCGATCGCGGCACAGAGTATTGCGGCAAGCCGGAAACCCATGATTACCAGCTTTATCTGGCCCTGAACGACATTGAGCACACCAAGACCAAGGCGAGGCATCCACAGACGAACGGCATCTGCGAGCGCTTCCACAAAACGATCTTGCAGGAGTTTTATCAGGTGGCGTTCCGGCGCAAGCTGTACCTGTCGCTGGACGAGTTACAGGCTGATCTTGATGCCTGGATGGCCTATTACAACAATGAGCGAACTCATCAGGGTAAGATGTGCTGCGGACGCACGCCTGTGCAAACCCTGATTGCAGGGAAGGAGGCGTGGAGTGAGAAAGTCACCAGCTTGAATTTGATCTGA
- a CDS encoding helix-turn-helix domain-containing protein, translating to MTELSVPFAPDWVLPPGESILDIAEERRWTQAELAQRLGYSEKHISQLIHGKVPLSVDAAQRLERVLGSTLEFWLSLEANYQKHQARLEAAERHAGWVPWLDELPIKELMACEAIPKLRLDNKHKPGLVEACLRFFGVATPDEWRAHYGGMQVAFRRSRAEQSDVGAISAWLRLGEQQAEKIDGPKYDKARFEKALHTIRGLTSEPPDVFEPYMRKCLHEAGVLLILVPAIPRAHVSGVARWLNPTRPLIQLSLYGKTNDKFWFSFFHEAAHILLHANSKEEKKSIFLDDPNAAHTDDPREHEANAWSGSWLIPHQHTPVLTTLRSKTAVIDFARQIGVHPGIVVGRLQHDGLIEPSWMNDLKQSFRFKDAPDASCS from the coding sequence ATGACTGAACTGAGTGTGCCTTTTGCGCCAGACTGGGTCTTGCCCCCTGGCGAATCGATTCTGGACATCGCCGAAGAACGGCGTTGGACGCAAGCGGAGTTGGCTCAACGTTTGGGTTACAGCGAAAAGCACATCAGCCAGCTCATCCACGGCAAGGTGCCCCTTTCCGTGGATGCCGCTCAACGCCTTGAGCGCGTGCTGGGCAGTACCCTGGAATTCTGGCTGTCGCTCGAAGCCAATTACCAAAAACATCAAGCCCGTCTGGAAGCCGCCGAGCGCCATGCTGGCTGGGTGCCCTGGCTGGATGAGTTGCCCATCAAGGAACTGATGGCATGCGAGGCCATTCCCAAACTACGCCTAGACAACAAGCACAAACCCGGCCTGGTGGAGGCTTGCTTGCGCTTCTTTGGTGTCGCCACGCCCGATGAGTGGCGTGCGCATTATGGCGGCATGCAAGTCGCTTTCCGCCGTAGCCGCGCAGAACAGAGTGATGTCGGTGCCATTTCGGCCTGGTTGCGCCTGGGTGAACAGCAGGCTGAAAAGATTGACGGCCCCAAGTACGACAAGGCTCGCTTTGAAAAGGCGCTACACACCATTCGCGGCCTGACCAGCGAACCTCCCGACGTGTTTGAGCCATACATGCGCAAATGCCTGCATGAAGCTGGCGTGCTGCTCATCTTGGTGCCGGCCATCCCTCGCGCTCATGTGAGTGGTGTGGCGCGCTGGCTAAACCCGACACGGCCACTTATTCAGCTTTCCCTGTACGGCAAAACCAACGACAAATTCTGGTTCAGCTTCTTTCACGAAGCCGCGCATATCCTGCTGCACGCCAACAGCAAGGAAGAAAAGAAGTCCATTTTTCTGGATGATCCCAATGCAGCGCACACCGACGACCCGCGTGAGCACGAAGCCAATGCATGGTCAGGCAGCTGGCTGATTCCGCACCAACACACTCCGGTATTGACCACCCTCAGAAGCAAAACGGCGGTCATCGACTTTGCCCGGCAAATCGGGGTGCATCCCGGCATTGTGGTGGGGCGGCTTCAGCATGATGGATTGATTGAACCCTCATGGATGAATGATTTGAAGCAGAGCTTCCGGTTCAAGGATGCTCCCGATGCATCGTGCAGCTGA
- a CDS encoding homoserine kinase — protein sequence MSVYTTVTPAELESWLAHYTLGNLLELKGIAAGITNTNYFVTTTQGRYVLTLFETLTLDELPYYLNLMSHLARHGVACPAPMADRSDRFASLLAGKPACLVSCLNGGDVPEPGAAHCRAVGAMMADMHLAGDTYPARMANPRGPAWWSATAQVVYPHMPKADAELLHAEIAFQSQHRFDTLPSGVIHADLFRDNVLFAGETVAGFIDFYYACNDVLVYDLAIALNDWCSLPDGDIDPIRARALLAGYQSVRPLTEAEKAAWPVMLRAAALRFWTSRLYDKYLPQAGELTFTKDPAQFQQVIAHHSRRDDFWLL from the coding sequence ATGTCGGTTTACACCACCGTCACGCCCGCCGAGCTGGAAAGCTGGCTGGCCCACTACACCCTTGGCAATCTGCTGGAGCTGAAAGGCATTGCCGCCGGCATTACCAACACCAATTACTTTGTCACCACCACGCAGGGGCGCTATGTGCTCACCCTGTTTGAAACGCTGACGCTGGACGAACTGCCCTACTACCTGAACCTGATGAGCCACCTGGCCCGTCATGGCGTGGCCTGCCCGGCACCGATGGCCGACCGCAGCGACCGGTTTGCCAGCCTGCTGGCCGGCAAGCCGGCGTGTCTGGTGTCGTGCCTGAACGGTGGCGATGTGCCCGAACCCGGTGCCGCGCACTGCCGCGCCGTGGGCGCAATGATGGCCGACATGCATCTGGCCGGCGACACCTACCCGGCACGCATGGCCAACCCGCGCGGCCCGGCCTGGTGGAGCGCCACCGCACAGGTGGTGTACCCGCACATGCCCAAGGCCGACGCCGAGCTGCTGCACGCCGAAATTGCCTTTCAAAGCCAGCACCGTTTTGACACCCTGCCCAGCGGGGTGATCCATGCCGACCTGTTCCGCGACAATGTGCTGTTTGCCGGCGAAACCGTGGCCGGCTTCATCGATTTTTACTATGCCTGCAACGATGTGCTGGTCTACGATCTGGCGATTGCGCTGAACGACTGGTGCAGCCTGCCCGACGGCGATATCGACCCGATCCGCGCCCGCGCCCTGCTGGCCGGTTATCAGTCGGTGCGCCCGCTGACCGAGGCAGAAAAGGCCGCCTGGCCAGTGATGCTGCGCGCCGCCGCCCTGCGCTTCTGGACCTCGCGCCTGTACGACAAATACCTGCCGCAGGCCGGCGAGCTGACCTTCACCAAAGACCCGGCCCAGTTCCAGCAGGTGATTGCCCATCATAGCCGCCGGGATGATTTCTGGTTGTTGTAA
- a CDS encoding DUF2782 domain-containing protein yields MRRTLALVCLTLLPVAASHAAPADAPPPPVIQDNISAQSEPEVRIIQKTGQKIEEYRLNGKLYAIKVTPKVGAPYYLVDEEGNGKMNRIDTHGDKLVIPRWVLLTF; encoded by the coding sequence ATGCGCCGCACCCTTGCCCTTGTTTGCCTGACCTTGCTGCCGGTTGCCGCCAGCCACGCCGCCCCGGCGGACGCGCCGCCGCCGCCGGTGATTCAGGACAATATTTCCGCCCAGTCTGAACCTGAAGTGCGCATCATCCAGAAAACCGGGCAAAAAATCGAAGAATACCGGCTCAATGGCAAGCTCTACGCCATCAAGGTGACCCCCAAGGTGGGTGCGCCCTATTATCTGGTGGACGAAGAAGGCAACGGCAAGATGAACCGCATTGACACCCACGGTGACAAGCTGGTGATTCCGCGCTGGGTGCTGCTGACCTTCTGA
- a CDS encoding TIGR00730 family Rossman fold protein, whose product MSVSDKVPQASDRPDRMQRFRSREAWHVMKIMAEFVESTEELSDIGPAVSIFGSARTARDHDYYKLTEEIARRLSDAGFSVISGGGPGIMEAASKGAFFGKSPSVGLNIQLPHEQKPNAYQDLSLTFNHFFSRKVMFVKHAVAYVVMPGGFGTLDEMFEALTLVQTGKSRKIPIILVCRAFWQGLVDWFADRLVAEGMIAADDLHLIQLIDSPAEIVEAIFLHYEKRGFAPLPEEREQLLNL is encoded by the coding sequence ATGAGCGTGTCTGATAAAGTGCCGCAGGCGAGCGATCGCCCGGACAGAATGCAGCGCTTCCGTTCCCGGGAAGCCTGGCATGTGATGAAAATCATGGCCGAATTTGTTGAGTCCACCGAGGAGCTCAGCGATATCGGCCCGGCGGTGAGCATTTTTGGCAGCGCCCGCACCGCCCGTGACCATGACTATTATAAGCTGACCGAGGAAATTGCCCGCCGGCTTTCCGACGCCGGGTTTTCGGTGATTTCCGGCGGCGGGCCGGGTATCATGGAGGCCGCCAGCAAAGGGGCTTTTTTTGGCAAGAGCCCGTCGGTGGGGCTGAACATCCAGCTGCCACACGAACAAAAACCCAATGCCTACCAAGACCTCAGCCTGACCTTCAATCACTTTTTTTCCCGCAAGGTGATGTTTGTCAAACACGCGGTGGCGTATGTGGTCATGCCCGGCGGCTTTGGCACGCTGGACGAAATGTTTGAAGCGCTCACCCTGGTGCAAACCGGCAAGAGCCGCAAAATCCCGATTATTCTGGTCTGCCGCGCCTTCTGGCAAGGCCTGGTGGACTGGTTTGCCGACCGGCTGGTGGCCGAGGGCATGATTGCCGCTGACGACCTGCATCTGATCCAGCTGATTGATTCGCCGGCAGAGATTGTCGAGGCGATTTTCCTGCACTACGAAAAACGCGGCTTTGCTCCCCTGCCGGAAGAGCGCGAACAACTGCTTAATCTTTAA
- a CDS encoding type II toxin-antitoxin system RelE/ParE family toxin — MALQVRYKDKKLRELCEKQAVAEKKLGAASARKLKVRLVALEAATRVTDLVAGNPHPLKGDRLGQFALDLAGGWRLVFAPAHDPCPARPDGSIEWSLVTIVSIEYIGDYHD; from the coding sequence GTGGCCTTGCAAGTTCGATACAAGGACAAAAAGCTCCGCGAGCTGTGTGAAAAACAGGCCGTTGCCGAGAAAAAACTCGGGGCGGCCTCTGCACGTAAATTAAAGGTGCGGTTGGTCGCGCTGGAGGCGGCAACGCGTGTTACCGATCTGGTGGCTGGCAACCCTCACCCGCTCAAGGGTGATCGGCTCGGGCAGTTTGCGCTGGATCTTGCTGGTGGCTGGCGGTTGGTTTTTGCCCCCGCTCACGACCCGTGTCCTGCACGCCCTGACGGCAGTATCGAATGGTCCCTGGTCACGATTGTTAGCATTGAATATATAGGGGATTACCATGACTGA
- a CDS encoding GyrI-like domain-containing protein, protein MHAVLRHIDSHLDQPLDLPALAAVAHVSPFHFHRVFHAWTGENLGDYLSRRRLTLAACWLCNEPAASVLMLALRAGFASGEAFSRAFKARFGLSPSQWRRTSAARWQELRNLDQADNQALRQDRPVFSDREPTMHVTLCQRPPVTVAYQRHTGPYGQPIATFWRDHFVPWLHAHQLLPYAKYGIGYDNPQLTDPAQCRYDACVALPPGYTPPADMLTMTIPGGVYAVYEFRGGVPEIAQAWTALFASWLPDSGWALDARPCFEFYPEDAFFDPETGEFGCQICLAVRALNG, encoded by the coding sequence GTGCATGCCGTGTTGCGCCATATCGACAGCCACCTCGACCAGCCGCTGGATTTGCCGGCGCTGGCGGCGGTGGCGCATGTGTCGCCGTTTCATTTTCATCGGGTGTTTCACGCCTGGACCGGCGAGAACCTGGGTGACTACCTCAGTCGCCGCCGGCTGACGCTGGCGGCCTGCTGGCTATGCAACGAACCCGCAGCCTCGGTGCTGATGCTGGCGCTGCGCGCCGGCTTTGCCTCTGGCGAAGCGTTCAGCCGCGCCTTCAAGGCGCGTTTTGGCCTCAGCCCCAGCCAGTGGCGACGCACCAGCGCCGCCAGATGGCAAGAATTGCGCAATCTGGATCAGGCAGACAATCAGGCACTGCGGCAAGATAGGCCGGTCTTTTCTGATCGGGAGCCCACCATGCACGTCACCCTTTGCCAACGCCCGCCCGTTACCGTGGCTTATCAGCGCCACACCGGCCCGTATGGCCAGCCCATCGCCACCTTCTGGCGCGACCACTTTGTGCCCTGGCTGCACGCCCACCAATTGCTGCCCTACGCCAAATACGGCATCGGCTACGACAACCCGCAACTGACCGACCCGGCGCAATGCCGCTACGACGCCTGCGTGGCCCTGCCGCCCGGCTACACCCCGCCAGCCGACATGCTGACCATGACCATTCCGGGCGGTGTGTATGCGGTATATGAATTTCGCGGCGGCGTGCCCGAAATTGCCCAGGCCTGGACGGCGCTGTTTGCCAGCTGGCTGCCAGACAGCGGCTGGGCGCTGGATGCGCGACCGTGCTTCGAGTTTTACCCGGAAGACGCCTTTTTTGACCCGGAAACGGGGGAATTCGGCTGCCAGATCTGCCTGGCGGTGCGAGCGCTGAACGGCTGA
- a CDS encoding sulfite exporter TauE/SafE family protein — protein sequence MLTALALFLAACLAGVVNALAGGGLLFTFPALVAVGVPPLLANATANIASWPGYVSAAVAMRRELGQHRRWLRLLLITGVTGGITGAALLKVISPGFFSYLVPWLLLLATLLFWQGKALLAWLGHAPHQVNHPLLRAGSWLIGVYGGFFGGGMGVMMMTLFSLSGIPSLLTQNALKIFLSLVLNTASVIVLLATGLAAWEHLPPLALGYLLGGYAGGRVMNHIPQHWLRRGVVGFGLLMSGVFFWRAYV from the coding sequence TCTGGCCGCCTGCCTGGCCGGCGTGGTCAACGCCCTGGCCGGCGGCGGCCTGCTGTTCACTTTTCCGGCACTGGTGGCGGTGGGTGTGCCACCACTCTTGGCCAATGCCACCGCCAATATTGCCTCATGGCCGGGCTATGTGTCCGCTGCCGTGGCCATGCGCCGCGAGCTGGGCCAGCACCGCCGCTGGCTCAGGCTGCTGTTGATCACCGGCGTGACCGGTGGCATCACCGGCGCGGCACTGCTCAAGGTGATTTCACCGGGGTTTTTCAGCTATCTGGTGCCCTGGCTGCTGCTGCTGGCCACCCTGCTGTTCTGGCAGGGCAAGGCGCTGCTGGCCTGGCTGGGCCATGCGCCGCATCAGGTCAACCACCCTCTTCTCCGCGCCGGCAGCTGGCTGATTGGCGTATACGGTGGATTTTTTGGTGGCGGCATGGGGGTGATGATGATGACCCTGTTCAGCCTGAGCGGCATTCCCTCGCTGCTGACGCAAAACGCGCTGAAAATCTTTCTGTCGCTGGTGCTCAACACCGCCTCGGTGATCGTGCTGCTGGCCACCGGCCTGGCGGCCTGGGAACACCTGCCCCCGCTGGCGCTGGGCTATTTACTCGGTGGTTACGCCGGGGGCCGGGTGATGAACCACATTCCGCAGCACTGGCTGCGCCGGGGCGTGGTGGGCTTTGGCCTGCTGATGAGCGGGGTGTTTTTCTGGCGCGCGTATGTCTGA